The genomic interval CGATCAGGCGGTGCGCGAGCTCGAGGAGGCGCGGGCAGCTGCTCCCAACGATCTCGAGCTGGCCTTTGCCGAGGCCGGCGCGTACCTGGGTCTCAAGAAGCCGGAGCTCGCGGCGCGCCTCTTCACGATGATTGTCGAGGCTAGGCCGCTCCCCCAAACCCACGTCCTCATCGGCCGAACCTACCGCGACTTCGGCGACTACCGGCGGGCCCGCGCCGCTCTACAGGCGGCCTTGAAGCAGGACCCGAGGGTGCATCGCGCCCACTACTACCTGGGCAACACGCTCGTGAGGGAGAAGGGGATGGCCGGGCTGGAAGAGGCCATACTCGAGTTCCAAGCGGAGTTGAAGCTTCAACCCCAGGATCCGCTAACAAACCTGGAGTTGGGGATGGCCCTCGTCGACACCCAGCGGTTCGAAGAAGCCCTGCCTCCCCTGGAGATCGCGGCCCGGTCCGACCCGCCGCAGGCGCGGACCCTCTACTACCTCGGCCGAGCCCAGCTCGGGGTGAACCTCCGGGCGGAGGCGGTTGGCTCCCTGAAGCGCGCGCTCGAGCTGGTGGAGCGGCAGGGGGCCGGAGGGGACCAGCTCCGGGTGATCCATAACCAGCTGGGCCTGGCCCTCCAAAGGCTCGGCCAGGCGCAGGAAGCCGCTACCCATTTCGCGGAGTCCGAACGCCTATCGGCCCAGGGATCGGACGCCGCGCGTGAGCAGCTGGCCCGCTACCAGTCGGACGTTCCCGAGCCGGAGGCGGCCCGGGACCCCGTCGCGCCGGTGATCGAGACCTCACCTCTGGCTGGGCTCCCGTCATTGGAGCGGGCAACGCTGAAGGGCCGCGTGAGGGCCGGGCTTGCCCGCTCGTACCTCAACCTGGGCGTGATGCAGGTGCAGGGCGAGCACTTCGCTGAGGCCGCTGCCCTCTTCGAGAAGGCAGCCGCGATAGACCCCGCCTTCCCCCAGGTCCAGTACTCGCTGGGCGTGGCCTACTTCAACGCCGGCCAGTTCGACAAGGCCACCGCGCCTCTCGCCCGCGCCTTCTCGGTCAGCCCCAAGGACGCCGGCCTCAAGCGAATGCTGGCCATGGCCTGGCTGAACGCCGAAAAGTTCGACAAGGCCGCGGAGCTGCTGGGGGACGATCCGGAGCTCGCCACGAACCCCTCCCTGCAGTTTGCGTACGGTCTCGCCCTCTCCAGGAGCAACCGCACGGCGGAGGCCGAGCGGACCTTCTCGCGCCTCTTCGCGCAGCACGGCGATTCCGCGGAGCTGAGCGTGCTGCTGGGCAAAGCCCACGCCCAGATGGGGGACTTCGACTCCGCCATCGAGGCCCTAAAGCGGGCGCTCCGGCTCAAGGCCGATGTGGCGGAGGCGAACGGCAGCCTCGGCGTCATCTACTTGAAGCAGGGCCGGCTCGCGGAGGCCGAGCAGGCCCTCCGGGCGGAGTTGGCCCGAAACCCCGGGGACCTCCAGTCACAGCAGAATCTCGCGGTCGTGCTCGAATCGCTCCAGCAGCCACAGGCGGCGATCTCGATCCTGCGCGGCGCTTTGAAGTCAAAGCAGGACTTTGCCGACGCGCGCTACCTGCTCGGCAAAATCCTGCTCGCGGAGGGAGCGGCCCCCGAGGCCGCGCAGCACCTGGAGGCTGCGGCCAAGGTCGCCCCCGAGGATGCGAAAATCCACTACCAGCTGGGACGGGCCTACCAGACGCTGGGCCGGACCGGGCTCGCGGAACAGGAGTTCGAGATCTTCCGCCAGCTCAAGGACAAGCATCCCCCGAGCGCCCCCTAGAGGCCGCTCAGGAAGGCTGACCCCCGGGGCCGGTGGGGAGCGCCTACTCGGGCTCGCGCACCGACAGGATCTGGTCGGCCGGCACTTGCTTCAGGGTCTGCACCCTCCCTGAGGGCCACGTGATGGTCAGCTCGGAGACCACGCGGTCCGGGCCCAGCCCGAAGTGAACACGGCGGTCGGACGCGCCGCCGTACCCCACCGCCGTGTTGACGTGGTTGTACTGGGCGCCGGACGCGGTGACGACCTTGATCTTCGCGCCCATGCCCTCGCGGTTGCTCTTGGTGCCCACGGTCTTGATGAGCAGCCAGTGGTTTGGCGTGGGGGAGACGTTGTGCCACAGCTCGAGCGCGCCGTCGAGGGAGGTGACGACGACGTCGATGCGGCCGTCGTTGTCGATGTCGCCGAAGGCCGCACCCCGGTGGACCGCTTTGCGCGCGAACTGCTCGCCCGCATCGGCGCTCCCGTCCGCGAAGCGACCATCCTTGAGGTTGACGAAGACGGCGTTGGCCATGGGCACGCGCTCGCGGAAGTTCCCGCCGGGGTCCATGACATCGGCGCAGGCCACGAACAGGTCCTTCCAGCCGTCGTTGTTGAGGTCCACGATGCCAGCGCCCCACCCGGAACGCGCGCGCGACAGGGTGGCGATTCCGGAGCGGGCGGTGACCTCCTCGAAGAGCCCCCCCCCAAGGTTCTTGAAGAGAGGGAAGGTCTCGTTCGCGAGTGCGGTCTGAAAGATGTCGGGCCGGCCGTCGTTGTCGACGTCACGGGCGTCTGCGCCCATGCCCGCGACGGGCTCCGCGCGTTCGGTCAAGGCCACCCCCCGTTCGAAGGCGGACTCCGTGAAGGTGCCGTTGCGGTTGTTCATGAACAGGAAGGAGGGCAGGGTATCGTTGGCGACGAATAAGTCCATCCAACCGTCGTCGTCGAAGTCGGCGACGCCGATGCCCATCCCCTTCCCGATGTGGGCGCGGATGCCGGAGGGGACCGAGACATCGGTGAAGGTCCCGTTGCGGTTGTTGTGGAAGAGCGAGTTCGGAAGGCCCTGATATTGCTTCGGGTGGCAGTAGTCGGGTGATTCGGGCTTGCCGCACAGAGGCTCGTGGGCCGGGTCCCAGACGCAGTAGTTAGAGACGAAGAGGTCCAGCCAGCCGTCGTGGTCGTAGTCCACGAAAGCGGCGGCGACCGCCCAGAGCCGGCCGTATTTGGGGTCGGGTTGGGCCAGGCCCGCCGCCTCGGTGACATCCGTGAACGTCCCGTTTCCGTTGTTGTGGAAGAGGGTGTTCCTCCGCAAGCCGGCCACGAAGATGTCGGTGTAGCCGTCGTTGTCGTAGTCTCCGGTGGCCACCCCCAGGTCGTAGCCCCGGCCCGCCACCCCCGCGGCCTCGGTAACGTCGGTAAATGTGCCGTCGCCGTTGTTCCGGTAGAGACGGTTCCACTGCTCCGGGCCCGTCTTCTCCAGGCTGGTCATGTTCGCGCCGTTGACCACGTAGATGTCGAGCCAACCGTCGTTGTTGTAGTCGAGGAGAGCGACCCCGGAGACCATCGTCTCCGGCTGGTGCTTGCGCTGCGTCCGGCCCGAGTTGGTGACGAAGCGCACGCCGCGCTTGGCCGCGACCTCATCGAAGACGATGGGATCGAACTTCAGGGGGGGAGCAGCCCAGGCCGCGACTCCGACCAGGAGAGCGACCAGAAGGATTCGAGTGGCGGACCGCACGTAAGGCGAGGCTAGCGCCCGCAAAGGAACCCTGTCAACCGATGACACCGTTAGGAGCGACACCGTCACCGCCGCCCGCGTTTCTCGGGCACCGTGCAAACGGACTAAAATGGGATTCCTGTGTCCGGAAGTTGTCGCGGGCCTCACACTCGCCGCCTCCTGGCGGGCCTCCTCCTGAGCGGCCTCTTCGCTTCGGAGGCGGTGGCCCAGACGGGATCGGACCCAGCCACGGCTCTCGAGTCGGCCATAGCCTCCGCCGAAGAGAGCCTGCGGCAGAGCGACCTTTCCTCCGCGGAGAGACACTACCGCGAGGCCCTGTTCGAGGGCTGGTTGTTGACGGGCGAGCTGGAGAGGGTCGAGAGGCGGTCCGGGGTGGCGCGGGAGGCGGTGCGCAACGCCTCGCTCTTCACGGTCGAGACCCCTCCCGCGCTCCGCTTGCTGGCCACCGCCCACCTCCAGTTGGGGGAGACCGCGCCGGCCGTGCAGATCTTGAGCGAACTCGCGGGGAAAGGCACGACGGACGCGGCGACCCTCCGCCTCCTCGCCAAGGCCCTTGCCGCCGACGGGCAGCCCGAGCGAGCCGTGCAGAAGCTGGACGAGGCCAGTTCGGCGGCCACCGACGACCCGGAAGAGGCATTCCTGCTCGCCACCGAGTACCTGTGGTTGAAGAGAGTGGATGCCGCCGCGCTCCTGTTCGCGCGCGTCGTCCAGGCGCGGCCGATTCCGCAGACCCGCGTTCTCGTGGGCCGCGCTTACCGCGACGCCGGCGAGTACGAACGCGCGCGATCTGAGCTGCGGGCGGCCCTCGACCAGGACCCGAGCGTGCATCGCGCCCACTACTACCTGGGCATGGTGATGTTGGCGGATGCGGGAGCCGGGCCCGATCGGCTGGAGAGGGCAGTAGGTGAGTTTCGAAAGGAGCTCAAGAACAACCCGCACGATGCGCTCACCAACGATCAGCTGGGCACCGCGCTGCTGGAGGCAGGGCGGCCGGCGGAGGCATTGTCGGCCTTGGAGGCCGCAGTCGGAGAGGAGGCGCGCTCTGCTTTTGTCTACCACCTCGGGCGTTGCCAGCTCGCCCTCGAGCGGCCGGGGGACGCGTTGTCCTCGTCTCGGCGTGCCTTGGACCTCGCCCGGGAGCAGGGGGCCGGCGAGGCCGAAGTGGCGCAAATTCATTACCAGCTTGGCTTGGCGCTCAGAAAGCTAGGGTCGGCGCAGGAGGCGGTCGCCCAACTGGCCGAGGCCCGGCGCATGACCAACCAGGGGACAGATGCCTCGGGGGAGGCTGCGGCCAGGGGCTCGTTTGCCGCCGCCCTTGACTCCCAGAACGAGACCTCCTCCCTCTCCGCGCTGTCCCCCGGACAACGGGCGGCGCTGAGGACGCGGGTGAGGCTGAGCCTGGCGCGCGCCTATTTCAACCTGGGCGTTCTGCAGGCCCAGGGCCAGCGCTTCGCACCCGCGGCGGAGTTCTTCCGGAGGGCGGCGGAGGCCGAACCCGACTTCCCCCAGGTCCAGTCCTCCCTCGGTGTGGCCTACTTCAACGCTCGGCAATTCGACAAGGCCACCGAACCCCTGACCCGCGCCGTGGCCACCAGCCCGGAGAACCCGGGCTTGAAGCGCATGCTGGCGATGTCCTGGCTCAACACCGAGGCCTGGGCCAAGGCGGCGGCCCTGCTGCAAGACGACCCGGAGCGCAGAACGGACGGATCCTTGCAGTTTGCCTACGGCCTCGCCCTGCTGCTCAGCGGCCGCGCAGCCGAGGCGGAGACGGTCTTGGCCATGCTTCTCAAGGAGCAAGGCGATTCGCCCGAGCTCAGCGTGCTACTGGGCCAAGCGCAGGCGGACCAGAGGAAGTACGACGAGGCCGCTCGGGCGCTCGAGCGAGCGGTCCGGCTCAAGGCGGAGGTGGCGGGGGGCCGCGCAACCCTGGGCCTTGTCTATTGGAAGCAGAAGCGCCTGGCGGACGCCGAGGCCACCCTGCGCACGGAGCTCATGGCGCATCCCACCGACCTGCAGTCGCAGCAGAACCTCGCGCTCGTCCTCGACGCACAGAATCGGCGGGAGGAGGCGATCGTTCTCTTGCGCGACGCCCTCCAAACGAAGCCGGACTTCGCCGATGCTCACTACTTGCTGGGTAGGATCCTGCGCACCCAGGGCACCCTCGGGGAAGCGGTGGAACACCTGGAAGCGGCCGCGCGCCTGGACCCAGGGGACGCCGGCATTCACGATGAGCTGGGGCGGGCCTACCAGGCTCAGGGCCGCAGGGAGCAGGCCCGGCAGGAGTTTGGGGCTTCCCAGAAGCTCAAGGCCAAGAGGGGAGGAGACAGCCCGTGAACCGCTCGTCCAGCGATGCGGCCGCACTGTACGCAGGTATCGCGACCCCGATGTCAAGCCCGGTGAGGCATCCGTGAAGCTCACCCTGGGTCTGGTTCTCTTATGGCTCCTCGCGGCTTCGGGCTTGGCGCAGCTCGCGAGCCCCACGCCGAAGCCGCTTTTCCGCGACATCGCGCGCGAGGCAGGAATCACCTTCCAACACCACGCCGCACCGGAGAAGAAATTCATCGTGGAGTCCATGAGCGGCGGGGTCGCCCTGCTCGACTTCGACAACGACGGGCTCCTCGATATCTACTTAACCGACTCCCTGACCGTGGACACGGCCAAGAACCCGAGAGCGGCTCGCAGCGCGCTCTACCGGAACCTGGGCAACGGGAAGTTCGAAGACGTGACGGAAAAGGCCGGGGTGGGGCACCCGGGCTGGGCGATGGGGGTGTGCACGGCGGATGTGGACGGAGACGGCTGGCCGGACATCTACGTCACTGGCCTAGGCCGGAACTATCTCTATCACAACAACCACGACGGCACCTTCACCGACATCGCGGAACAAGCGGGGGTCGCGGGGGGCGGCTGGTCCGCGGGTTGCGGCTTCGCCGACTACGACCGGGACGGCAACCTCGACCTCTTCGTCAGCCGCTACGTGAAGATCGACCTCGACGACCTGCCCGCCTTCGGCAGCGGCAAGACCTGCCAATATCGCGGCATCGCGGTGCAGTGTGGGCCCCGGGGTCTCCCCGGAGAGTCGGACCTCCTTTTCCACAACGACGGCAACGGGCACTTCACCGAGGTCAGCGAGAAGGCCGGGGTCTCCGATCCGCGCCACTATTTCGGGCTGGGGGTCGCTTGGTTCGACTACAACGGCGACGGCTGGCCGGACCTGTACGTGGCCAACGACTCCGGGCCGAGCTATCTCTACGAGAACCAGAAGGACGGGACGTTCAAAGAGGTCGCCTTCCCCATGGGGGTGGCGGTGAGCGAGGACGGGGGCGAGCAGGGGGGGATGGGCGTGGCCGTGGGTGACTACGACAACAGCGGTCGGTTCAGCATCTACAAGACGAACTTCGTGGAGGAGTACAACAGCCTCTTCCACAACGAGGGCGACCACTTCGCCGACGTCTCCTTCCGCTCGAAGACCGCCCCCAGCAGCCTGCCCTACGTCAAGTGGGGCACGGCCTTCTTCGATTACGACAACGACGGGTTCCTGGACATCATCTCCGTCAACGGCCACGTCTACCCCCAGATTGGCCTGTCTCGTCTGGGCCCCTCCGCGGGCTACCGGCAGCGGAAGCTGCTCTATCACAACCGCGGGGACGGAACATTCGACGAGGTCGCGGAGCAGTTCGGGGCTGCGCTCACGGAGCCGAGGGTGAGCCGCGGTCTGGCCGTGGGCGACCTCGACAACGACGGGCGGCTGGACGTCGTCGTCAACGACCTCGACGGCAACGCCCAGGTGCTGCACAACGAGCTGGCCGACGTCGGCAACTGGCTCCGCGTGAAGCTCAAGGGCAAGGGTCGGATGACCGACGCCATCGGGGCCGTGGTCACCGTGAAGGCAGGCAGGCTCCGTCTGACGCGCCTCGTCCAGAGCGGGACCGGTTATCTCTCCCAGGACGACATGCGGTCGCATTTCGGCCTCGCCCACGAGCCGCAGGCGGACTCGATCGAGGTCCGGTGGCCGGACGGAACCATCACCCGGCGGGAGAGGGTGAAGGCGAACCAACAGGTGGAGATCGAGCAGCCTCGGTGAGGGCGGCCGGAGTCCGAAGAGAGCTCCCCTTGGTGAGGCGACGGATTCAGGAGCCGACCCACATACGGAGCACGTCCTCGGCTGGCTTTTCTCGCGGCGTGTAGTCTGTGTCCTGCGGTCCCGGCGCCGGCACCGCCCAGTCCCACCAGAAGACGCCCTTCATCCAGGCCGCCTCGACCGACCAGACCTGGAAGGCCGCCGCGTAGCAATCCGCCTGCTCGCTGGGGTCGTAGCGGGAGCCGGTGGAGTAGTCGTAGGGGGCGCGGTTGGTCCCGGCGGCGCTCCGGTAGCCGATCTCGGTGAAGACGACCGGCTTTCCATGGCTCGCCTGCCAGTTCTTGTAAGCGGCGACCATGTTCTGGCCGTAACGGTTGGAGAACCATCCCTGCGCGAGTTCCTGGCGGCTGGGATCGTCCTTGTCGGTCAGGGGGGTGTAGACGTCCAGGCCCATGAGGTCCAGGGAGTCCCAGAAGGAGACGCTCGTGAACTCATCTCCGGGCGCGTTGGCGTTGGCGGCGTAGGTGATCGAGCCCCGGTAGGCGCCGCGCACGGCGCCCACGACCCCCGCCCACTGCGCGGCGTATCGCGAATCGGTGAGGGTCGCGAGCTCGGTCCCCACGCAAAACATCTCGGCGTGACCGGCCTCAGCCAGCGCGGCATACCGGGCGATGAACGCTCGGTAGCTGGCGAACCAGCGGTCGGTGTCCACGGGGTGGATCGTTCCCCGCCAGGTGCCGTCCTGGACGTCCACATGCGGTTTGAGCATGACCTTCAGGCCGAGGCCATGGAGGTCCTGGATGGCTGCGCTGACCGCGTCGTCCGTGGGTGTGCGGAGGAGGTCGGGGCCGATCTCGTCCGAGTCTCGTCCGTCCATGTACCAGGTGGCGATGACCGCGGCCCAGCTGGACTTTGTGGCGGCCAGGCCGCGGCGGGAATCTCGGGCGTCCGAACTTAAATATTCGTCGTGCCACCAGGAGACGTGGGTGATGCCGTTGTAGGCGAAGCCGGAGGGGGACGCCGGGCTCGCGGTCGGCGCGGGGTTGGGAGGCGTTGGCGTTGCCGAAGAACCACAGCCGCCGAAGGGAAGAGCGGCGACCAGGAGAAGGGCGCGGGGGGTGCCCTTCACGGCTTGACGCCCACGTCATGCTCGAGGCCGGTGTCGGTGAGGCACCAGCTCCGGACCCAAAGCGAGTCCGAGAGCTGGATGTGACCGGGTCCTCCTCCTAGGGGGCGGCTCGAGGAGCAGTCCGCATCGGGAGCGCAGCCTCCCGCGCAGCCGGGGAGGCTTGTGATCCGCACTTTGAACCCGTTTCTCTCGATGGCCTCGACGACGCCGCAGAAGCCGCCGCCATTCCAGCGTCGGACACAAACCCGGTCCCCCACCGACTTCCCGGAGCCGCGGCTGCCCCGGCTGCGCAGAAGGCGGACCAGCTCCCCGCGGTTCGCGGCCTGGGCGATGTCCAGCGCGGTCCCCGCCTCCCGGTCGCGCGCGTCGGGGTCCGCTCCCGCGTCCAGGAGGAGTTGGACGACGTTGGCGCGGCCGATCGAG from Vicinamibacteria bacterium carries:
- a CDS encoding tetratricopeptide repeat protein, producing the protein MRAQPWMTGLLLGSFLCCRAAAEGGSDPATALERAISTAEQSLQKGDLRTAESHYHSALFEGWLLMATLERIEGRLPQAREAFQSASTYAVENRAALQGLALVQLQMGEAAPAAEVLTSLARKNPKDVQTRRLLAQALVAQGQPDQAVRELEEARAAAPNDLELAFAEAGAYLGLKKPELAARLFTMIVEARPLPQTHVLIGRTYRDFGDYRRARAALQAALKQDPRVHRAHYYLGNTLVREKGMAGLEEAILEFQAELKLQPQDPLTNLELGMALVDTQRFEEALPPLEIAARSDPPQARTLYYLGRAQLGVNLRAEAVGSLKRALELVERQGAGGDQLRVIHNQLGLALQRLGQAQEAATHFAESERLSAQGSDAAREQLARYQSDVPEPEAARDPVAPVIETSPLAGLPSLERATLKGRVRAGLARSYLNLGVMQVQGEHFAEAAALFEKAAAIDPAFPQVQYSLGVAYFNAGQFDKATAPLARAFSVSPKDAGLKRMLAMAWLNAEKFDKAAELLGDDPELATNPSLQFAYGLALSRSNRTAEAERTFSRLFAQHGDSAELSVLLGKAHAQMGDFDSAIEALKRALRLKADVAEANGSLGVIYLKQGRLAEAEQALRAELARNPGDLQSQQNLAVVLESLQQPQAAISILRGALKSKQDFADARYLLGKILLAEGAAPEAAQHLEAAAKVAPEDAKIHYQLGRAYQTLGRTGLAEQEFEIFRQLKDKHPPSAP
- a CDS encoding CRTAC1 family protein; this encodes MKLTLGLVLLWLLAASGLAQLASPTPKPLFRDIAREAGITFQHHAAPEKKFIVESMSGGVALLDFDNDGLLDIYLTDSLTVDTAKNPRAARSALYRNLGNGKFEDVTEKAGVGHPGWAMGVCTADVDGDGWPDIYVTGLGRNYLYHNNHDGTFTDIAEQAGVAGGGWSAGCGFADYDRDGNLDLFVSRYVKIDLDDLPAFGSGKTCQYRGIAVQCGPRGLPGESDLLFHNDGNGHFTEVSEKAGVSDPRHYFGLGVAWFDYNGDGWPDLYVANDSGPSYLYENQKDGTFKEVAFPMGVAVSEDGGEQGGMGVAVGDYDNSGRFSIYKTNFVEEYNSLFHNEGDHFADVSFRSKTAPSSLPYVKWGTAFFDYDNDGFLDIISVNGHVYPQIGLSRLGPSAGYRQRKLLYHNRGDGTFDEVAEQFGAALTEPRVSRGLAVGDLDNDGRLDVVVNDLDGNAQVLHNELADVGNWLRVKLKGKGRMTDAIGAVVTVKAGRLRLTRLVQSGTGYLSQDDMRSHFGLAHEPQADSIEVRWPDGTITRRERVKANQQVEIEQPR
- a CDS encoding tetratricopeptide repeat protein, with the translated sequence MSGSCRGPHTRRLLAGLLLSGLFASEAVAQTGSDPATALESAIASAEESLRQSDLSSAERHYREALFEGWLLTGELERVERRSGVAREAVRNASLFTVETPPALRLLATAHLQLGETAPAVQILSELAGKGTTDAATLRLLAKALAADGQPERAVQKLDEASSAATDDPEEAFLLATEYLWLKRVDAAALLFARVVQARPIPQTRVLVGRAYRDAGEYERARSELRAALDQDPSVHRAHYYLGMVMLADAGAGPDRLERAVGEFRKELKNNPHDALTNDQLGTALLEAGRPAEALSALEAAVGEEARSAFVYHLGRCQLALERPGDALSSSRRALDLAREQGAGEAEVAQIHYQLGLALRKLGSAQEAVAQLAEARRMTNQGTDASGEAAARGSFAAALDSQNETSSLSALSPGQRAALRTRVRLSLARAYFNLGVLQAQGQRFAPAAEFFRRAAEAEPDFPQVQSSLGVAYFNARQFDKATEPLTRAVATSPENPGLKRMLAMSWLNTEAWAKAAALLQDDPERRTDGSLQFAYGLALLLSGRAAEAETVLAMLLKEQGDSPELSVLLGQAQADQRKYDEAARALERAVRLKAEVAGGRATLGLVYWKQKRLADAEATLRTELMAHPTDLQSQQNLALVLDAQNRREEAIVLLRDALQTKPDFADAHYLLGRILRTQGTLGEAVEHLEAAARLDPGDAGIHDELGRAYQAQGRREQARQEFGASQKLKAKRGGDSP
- a CDS encoding ankyrin repeat domain-containing protein; this encodes MTSLVLLAAAALSASAGRLSPDERALHIAAREGNLGRLRALVRSGVSLEARDSTGSTALMVAVASGRSETAKVLLQAGADVNASTPRGWTALMQATSIGRANVVQLLLDAGADPDARDREAGTALDIAQAANRGELVRLLRSRGSRGSGKSVGDRVCVRRWNGGGFCGVVEAIERNGFKVRITSLPGCAGGCAPDADCSSSRPLGGGPGHIQLSDSLWVRSWCLTDTGLEHDVGVKP
- a CDS encoding CRTAC1 family protein, with the translated sequence MRSATRILLVALLVGVAAWAAPPLKFDPIVFDEVAAKRGVRFVTNSGRTQRKHQPETMVSGVALLDYNNDGWLDIYVVNGANMTSLEKTGPEQWNRLYRNNGDGTFTDVTEAAGVAGRGYDLGVATGDYDNDGYTDIFVAGLRRNTLFHNNGNGTFTDVTEAAGLAQPDPKYGRLWAVAAAFVDYDHDGWLDLFVSNYCVWDPAHEPLCGKPESPDYCHPKQYQGLPNSLFHNNRNGTFTDVSVPSGIRAHIGKGMGIGVADFDDDGWMDLFVANDTLPSFLFMNNRNGTFTESAFERGVALTERAEPVAGMGADARDVDNDGRPDIFQTALANETFPLFKNLGGGLFEEVTARSGIATLSRARSGWGAGIVDLNNDGWKDLFVACADVMDPGGNFRERVPMANAVFVNLKDGRFADGSADAGEQFARKAVHRGAAFGDIDNDGRIDVVVTSLDGALELWHNVSPTPNHWLLIKTVGTKSNREGMGAKIKVVTASGAQYNHVNTAVGYGGASDRRVHFGLGPDRVVSELTITWPSGRVQTLKQVPADQILSVREPE